The region ATTTTAAATTAATCTTAGCTAAAAACCTTACCTAAATTTTTTTCcttgtataataaaaatatatatattcgaTCCAGACTGCAAAGCAGAAAGTTTGGATGCTTTCATAAATCTGagcttgtaatgtaattgtttttataatgtatttggACATTGGTAATTTGTTGCTCAGTGTTATTTCAACAAGGCCATGCAGTTTAAGTTTTGGTGTCCAAATCTGCAGCGTGTTAAATGGTGAATTCTACCACAGGCCTTTGTCAGCTTAATTCAACTGTTCTAGCTTGCAATATACATTATACGTTTGTTCATTAAACTATGGGCAAATTGTGCTCAAGTGGGAGGGAGAGCATGGAGAAAATAATTAGGACCTATTGTTCTGAAAACAGGGTATGCTACACGGTATGATACGAAAGTCAGGTAATTTGTGGCAGTCCGTATAGGGTTGGTAACCTTTATGAACCTAAATGGACTGGACACCAGTTTGATTGTATCTGAATGTCGCAAAACTACTTTGGGTAAAATTAAAGGGTTTTTACATTCTTAGTCTGTGCAGTTTACAGCTCTTCAGTCACTTTGATGCACTGTCTTAGATGGACTCTGATCTATTGAATACTAGTGAGCTTTGAGTGTTCCTATTCAGAATGGTTATTGGGCTCAGTTGCAGAGGCTCCAAGTAGTCCATATTCTCTATGCAAATgatgaaaactttattttttgcatctgAAAAATGTGATGCTTTCAAAGGAACCACTGATGCATAGTGAGATGAAGGTTAATAGTATAAATATCTTCACATTTGCCCCTTAcacttcttttcttctttttcagatTGGCATCATTTAAACTGTTCATCGTGAcgtgtacaaaaaaataaatggtcatAAAAATTTTGGTCTGTAGTTTCCTTTTGTGAGCAGTCACCCAGCAGCTACATCACAGCGATTACAAGTGTATGTAGGTGCCGTTGATGACCCTAAAGCCACTGCCCCCTGATGTAGGTACATGCATGTGTTCAGGCTACACACTTCTGACATCACAATGGGTGAAATCACATTTTACTGTTACAATTTGTCCACCTATCGTGTTCGAAATGTGTGACGGCCACCGTGTATGGGAGAGTTAGAAGAAAGATTTTCATTGTGCACTATAAAATGTTTGGCTCATCACACCTCCATTTTCCACCACTTGAAGTTGCATCCAAAATTTTCATTGGGATGCCAAATGTGTATAGTACATGTGGGTaatcaaataatgaaaaacaaaattgcttTAAGGCCAATTTGTCCATGTTGCAAAAATGTGACTGGTAACACACCCATGTGTGTATTAGTAGACAATTGGACCTTTATGATGGTGTCCGACTGATGTCTGGTTATGTTCCATGAGTTTTGGTGATGGTTTTGCTTGTCTTTATTATGTTGGGTAGTTGGAGGATGCCCAACACCTTTACCCCACGCCACCACCCATTCTCTCCTTCAAAATACAGGAGTGATAGCATTAGCCCTCCATTTTACATGAGTTGTAGTGTATTTTATGCTTGAGTCATTATTGTGTTAAGTAGTTGGAGGATAATGAATTTCTACAACACATTCAGAAATTTTCAACATTTCTaaaccaaaacataaaaatgctcaATTTTCAACATATTCTTCAGAGGCCTCCTACAACAAGGTTTTAAgagtaaaaacaaatttcagttACAGCAATATCTGGGTCTCGCAGGGTTAAGTAAACGTAATTCATTAAAGCCAGTCCATGTTCCTTCCAACATTAATATTGCTAGATTTTCTGTATTAGAATCGAACGGCCATTCTGCGTTTCTCGTCAAAATGGTGGGCTCGTTTCATCCTGTGTTAGTCATCGCAGACTTCATTCAGAAGGTGCTTGCATAGCAGGCAAGCTCCACCCTCAGTCTGTTGACCTCCTGTCAGTGGGTAGACTGTTCCACTCAGTGGATTTTCACTCTGATTGCCTCTTGTGATGGGCCTTCTCTCGGATTATGGGGGATGTTGTCCATATTCTGACTGACCTGCAGTTACTTCTTCATACCACTAGATGTAGTTGTAGGCACTTGTTGCTCTACTTGTGGGACCTTAGGCACAGCTGagggtttgttttgtgttagtCTACTCAGGATCCAACCAAGACCCTGTTCTGTAGCCAGCAAATGGACGCAGATAGAAAAGGCACCGGAAAAGTAAGTGCGTCAAGCGAGGTTTCAACTGGTATGTCGGGGGGTCCGTACCCACCCCCTCATCAGTCCCTGAGAAACTTTGTTGAACCGTTCTGGATTGGGTGAGCCTTGCGGTTGGGGAAAAAGTCGGCGCGAAGCAGGCGGTAGAAGTAAATGAGCATCATGATGTTCATGAGCACCATGGTTGTCAGGAAGTAGCCGCCGTGGTCTAGCCAGGAGTAGTTGTGCAGGATGTACCAGGTGATGTAGAACTGGGCGCCGAGGCGGAAAGTGACGTAGGTGAAGAGGTTGAGCATCTTGTTGATGTGGTAGAGCGGCGAGGACTGCGCTCCCGCTATCTTCAGCATCAGTCGCATGTGCAGGAAGACGCTGTTCACCTCCACGAACAGCGCGATCACTGCGCCCGCTACGTAGTGCGTCGTGCATATGGCATACAGGAAGCACCAGATGACCTGGGGTGGACAGAGACATGCAGTAAATAAGAGCAGCTCAGCCAGCTGGCCATGGCATGCGTCAGCTCTTTCAGAAGATGAGCGAGGTGTGCACAGTGTcacatttcatgtgtttttgtaGCCAGCAGGTATCACTCTTGGTTTTTCTGCCAACccgtaaaataaaaatattttaatgcatgcaTAGTCAGTCAAAATGTTACTGGTTGGTTCCTGCTAGCTAACTTGTATAGTTTGCTTAGAATTTGCTGTGGAGATGACTGATTAACATGATGGAATGTCTTATTTCTGTGCAGTTGACTGACGTCAGCCCTGACCTGCAAGCTTCACAGAATCCAGACATAAGCATATTAAAGCAGGTAATCATGTTTAATATAATGTGGTTCATTACCACAATAATTATTTCAGACATTCTAAAAAGATAAACTTTGAATGCACTgccacaaacagaaaatgtctttgttctAGCAGTGACACCACTCTTTTTGCATAATTATCTCTAATGTACTTAGTCTGCTTTGAGCATATGTGCTTTGCATTTTTTGCCTTATTTGACTACTGAAATCGTTATAGTCCTTTTAAACAGCATGGGGGTGCTCCTGTGCATGTTTTTGGGGTGATCGTACACAATCGTGCACTGTGCACGGCTGAGAGCGTGGCGGTCCTGTGACTACCCGCGGCGTTCCCTTGTGCTCGTATCTGGGGGGCACAAAGTCAGTGTTGTTCCTCCCCCAGCGGCTCAGACACAGGGGCGCATTCACAGGGGGCCCACAGAATAAGCCCCGTGTGTCACGCTCAAAAATGACACCCATTGTCTCACAGAGAGGGTTCATTCACCCTGCGAGACTGCCAAATCATCAGGAATGACTGGGGTTAGGGTGACGGCGGATCTCGCTGGGTGCGTTGAGGGAAGGTTCAGGCGAAGCTTGCCATGGACAGCGGCCTGGGGCAAGCTAATGCCGCCTCAGGCTTTCTGACACCCTCCAAGTCTCCAAAATGTTGATTCATGCTTTTTTGAAAACGAATCCCTCAGCAGGTGCAATAGTTCTATCCCATAGCAATCCCAGTTATCCACTGCTCTTGATTTTTCAGGGTTGCTTTATGGTGGTTCTGACGGGTTGTGAGCTTAATTATGAATATACATAATTACACATTAGcagttttttctttgcttgaaTGAATCTAAGAAAGGTCCATGCAGTCTCAACATATGTGCAGAATGCACATTAAAGAAGGTACATTTTCAATGGGAAAAATAGTTTTCATCTCATTTGCTTACTTTGAACTTGGATTTTCCTTATGATTATGTATATTTCATGTGATTTAAGCAAAGGTAATTCTTTGATGCAATTAACTCAGAAATAAATCAACTGGTGATGCGAGAAATTTGACAGCTTGCACCTTTAATCTTGTTAAACTAGAAAAACAGGTCCAACTAATGGAGTTCAAATCTTTTCTGCCTCCATTATTTGTAGCTTACCAGCCACTGCTGCCATTTCCCTGGAGCACTTACCAGAACATGATGAAGCAAGAACTCCCATGATCCTCTTGCATGGCCAGTGAAAATGATGTCACAGGCATCCTGTACAAAGTACCCTGCAGACAGATGAAAGGTCAGTTTGTCAGCTGTGGAGACCCGTGCAAGACAGAAGTGTAGAGCATATCATCAATAGTTCACCAATGAACAAACACTTAGCATCCATACTGTTCACTGTGCTTCCTTATAAACTGCATCTTTCActtttttctattaaaaaagCACATCGGCAAAGCGCTAACATCGCAtttattgtgtgtgatgtgtatgaaATAGCACGTGCGCAGGACATTTGGAAAGCACCGGAGTACAGGCGgagaacagcacacagctgcCTGTCTGTGGAATCCTGGCTGACAAGGCCTCTATCTTTAGAGGGAATGGGGTGAGAAGTCCTGCCCCAAACTGGATGGGGCAAAGAGCTGTTTGTATACAGCATTTAATAGGTAGTAGGCAGAAATTAAAGCCAGACACTGATTTTCTCCGTTGAGCTGAACAGTTTAGAAATACTTCAGCCACACATCCAGCCTCTGGAAAATCAACTCAAGGGAATGACTTGGACTAAGTGCGTGGTGTTGCGATAGTATTTCACTGACATTCCCAAATTTGAAATATACTTATTGTCACATACAGGGCAGTAGTGTGATGCCCCCGCCCCATGCCTATCTGCGGACCGATGCAGACGGCCAGCCTACTGCTGGTAGCATGGTCCCCTCCTGAGCAGTCGCTTTTCCCCAGTCTCCATCCCTGTCTGGTGAAGTGTAATAAGTAATGAGTAATTCCCACAGTGGTCAGAATATCGTAATCAACAACCATTTTCTAAagcagactgaagacccacctcttcagactgcatcttGGCTCTCCTCCCATCCCTGCCCCCAAACACTCCCTCCTCTTGCATTCATTTAGGTCATTATCGTATTTTTGCAGTTTCATGTTGttggtttctttttgttttcattggatATAATCTACACAATGTATTCAGGATTTGTATTCTGGGCATTGCTCAGCATAGTTAACCAGTGCAGGTGCTTGTACTGGGGATGTTGCATATACTTGCTGGTCTGTGAATGGTGCTAGCTAGGTCAGTAATAAGGTGTCATGTTGTTCATAAAACTCAAATAGCTGCATTTATGTACTCTTACATTGTTAGCCTGTCTGGATaatagcatctgctaaataaatgcaatgtgaaatgaaatgaagaatTAATAGTCTACTGAAGGTTGTGTTTGATTTGAAGGCTAACCCTTGCTTAAGCCTTTCATGCATTAATTATTACAAAAACAGAGCAATATTTtttccacgttttttttttctaaggaaatgaaatgatgttTAAAATTTGTTGGCTCCATGAAAACTCTTAATGCATGATGTCCACTAGAGGGGACAGACGGTTTTTTATGCAAAGTAAACTAAagtaattttttgtttaaaacatgaCTTATAGTGCTCCTTGCATTTGacctaaaatgaataaatttttAACCTCCTCTGTTCTTTAGGAATAGAAGGTATTCACAATTATACCAGAGGTACTGAATAtttccacctccacccaccatTTTGACATTCAATGTATGGAAATTGAAGagtttttcaaatgtaacaATATGGAGCATATCAATATTTAGACAAAGCTCAAAGGAATCTACCGTCAGGCAGTTTGGaagtcagaaatgtttttgactAGGTAAGAATAGACTTTAAAAGCCTGTCCACTATAGTGGACACCATGCATGAAAGGGTTAAACTGTGCCCTAGACAGATATAAACAATGAGAATAGATCAGTATGGTTATAAAGTCACAGCAGATTTGCTGACAGATTAAAAATTACCTTTGAGATCTGAGTTCAGTCTCATACGGATACACTACTCTTGATCTTGCATTGCGTCCCACTTTTTGAAGTAGAACCATTCTACTCATTCAATTTCTATGTGGAGGCTTTCATTCAAGATATCAAACCCATGTCCAAGTATACACATAAACAGTAACACTTCTGTGTGATGCTACAGACTGTAGTATCGCACAGACCTGACCACACAATAGATTGCTATGGAAACCTCGCAAAACAAACGCaacagaccccccaccccctccaccttgCCGGTCCCACTCCCAGGCATATCCCCCTGAGATTCTCCACCTTTTCCCCTGTGTACGCTTGTTTTTCCCTGCTCTGCATGGACACGGTCGTTAGACAGAGAGTTGCACAGGGCCCGCTCCCAGGTATGCTGCAGGTGAGCCTTGCAGACATATTGTGTTTGATTAACTGCTGGGGGTGGTGCTGTCTCCAAGGAGAACTAGCTGAATAGACTTCCATCcttatcaaaagaaaaaagactgtagactctctcactcacactgacacacacacacacacacacacacgcacacacacagtaagactATACTCTGTGGTACAAGTGTGGGTGTGAACATCTGAAACTGAAGGTTGATTATTACCAGTCACCATCGTGGCAACGAGTTTGAATCAGAGGAGCAAATAGTTTACAAACAGAGACCTCCATGACCACAGGAAAGGGAAGATAAACATTGAAAAGAAAccttttttaattacaaaaaaaaaaaaatcaaatgtaaGCACATATTCTAAAATCATTCTGATCGTACATACTGTATAGTTAATTCCTAcagtaatttgtttaaatgccaCTCTTACCAAATAAATTCTATAGACTGGCCTGTTTACTGACTATGACCCTCTATTGTTTACGTTTCCTGTGCTGGAGAATGAGGTCTTTAGTGAAAACTATTCTTGTGGCCTGCATTGAATGTCTTGGTTAAGCTGTGCTATCTACATTCAAatgacacagagagaaaagctGTTACCCTCAGTGAGAGCCCTTGTGGAAacagaatatactgcaatatattgtacgTACAGTAT is a window of Anguilla rostrata isolate EN2019 chromosome 9, ASM1855537v3, whole genome shotgun sequence DNA encoding:
- the tlcd1 gene encoding TLC domain-containing protein 1, encoding MEGLLSLTQRSPGLCVAASSLMFRVVHWLLQTLPRPKAVELDAFRAWKWKNLSVSLVHSLLTGSWAITCVLLWPEMLHQIYSTFTPVSYLLICVSTGYFVQDACDIIFTGHARGSWEFLLHHVLVIWCFLYAICTTHYVAGAVIALFVEVNSVFLHMRLMLKIAGAQSSPLYHINKMLNLFTYVTFRLGAQFYITWYILHNYSWLDHGGYFLTTMVLMNIMMLIYFYRLLRADFFPNRKAHPIQNGSTKFLRD